A genomic stretch from Candidatus Methanomassiliicoccus intestinalis Issoire-Mx1 includes:
- a CDS encoding VIT1/CCC1 transporter family protein: MSDEGFLQNMKTALHEPETGPTLRRLFVNTIFDSTFVILGILIASAFSSQPNYHIVVATIVTSSVALGISTGVSVYEAENMEQSIKMKEMERAMLTSLDNTKIHRISKSTTYLLAAVNFSAPIMSGLATLSPFLILGSESIKTAAYISLAIAIVILFAVGAMMGRSGQRNPWVQGARMAIAGIGAFIICYWIESLM, encoded by the coding sequence TTGTCTGACGAAGGATTTTTGCAGAACATGAAAACTGCTCTGCATGAACCAGAAACTGGTCCAACCCTGAGAAGGCTTTTTGTAAATACCATATTTGACAGTACTTTTGTCATTTTGGGTATTTTGATCGCCTCTGCATTTTCCAGCCAACCAAACTACCACATTGTGGTGGCAACCATTGTGACAAGTAGCGTTGCTCTTGGGATTTCAACCGGAGTGAGTGTCTATGAAGCTGAAAACATGGAGCAGTCCATTAAAATGAAAGAAATGGAACGCGCCATGCTGACTTCATTAGACAATACAAAAATCCATAGAATCTCAAAATCAACGACTTACTTGCTGGCGGCTGTAAACTTTTCAGCACCAATCATGTCTGGTCTGGCGACTTTGTCTCCTTTCCTGATTTTAGGCTCTGAGAGCATAAAAACCGCTGCATACATAAGCTTGGCAATCGCCATCGTTATACTGTTTGCTGTCGGAGCAATGATGGGAAGGTCTGGACAGCGCAATCCTTGGGTACAAGGTGCCAGAATGGCTATTGCGGGTATTGGAGCGTTCATCATCTGTTACTGGATTGAATCGCTTATGTAA
- a CDS encoding metallophosphoesterase family protein, which yields MKFLVLTDIHSNEDVSAWANKIIEDKGADFVIILGDITQFGPKSWAENFLAAFKVPVYAVAGNCDPPEEIMDAISKKALLLHKRKIFIEEVPFIGLGGSNPTIFDTPFEMSEKEIESSLDPLMEMNAVLVLHAPPMGINDTIPSGAHVGSSAVKMIVDKYHPRLVLSGHIHEARGIVEENKTIFINPGPAMNGFSAIVTINGDKIETEMLELK from the coding sequence ATGAAATTTCTTGTATTGACTGACATACATAGTAACGAAGACGTATCCGCATGGGCAAATAAAATAATCGAAGATAAAGGAGCAGATTTTGTAATAATCCTTGGAGACATTACTCAATTTGGGCCCAAAAGCTGGGCAGAGAATTTCCTTGCTGCATTTAAAGTTCCAGTCTACGCTGTAGCTGGGAACTGTGACCCTCCTGAGGAGATTATGGATGCCATCAGCAAGAAGGCACTTCTCCTGCATAAAAGGAAAATATTCATTGAAGAAGTTCCCTTCATAGGTCTCGGCGGCTCAAATCCGACAATCTTCGACACTCCTTTCGAAATGAGTGAAAAGGAAATAGAATCTTCATTAGATCCGCTGATGGAAATGAATGCGGTTCTTGTTCTCCACGCTCCACCAATGGGCATAAACGATACAATACCAAGTGGTGCTCACGTGGGAAGTTCCGCTGTCAAAATGATTGTAGATAAGTACCATCCCAGGCTTGTTTTGTCTGGACATATCCATGAAGCTAGAGGGATCGTAGAAGAAAATAAAACAATTTTTATAAATCCTGGTCCTGCAATGAATGGATTCTCCGCTATAGTTACAATTAACGGAGACAAAATCGAAACTGAGATGCTAGAACTAAAGTGA
- a CDS encoding tetratricopeptide repeat protein yields MSETNNIEPAEDNQVVENPVKEDVNDEKCSEVHTEPEPEISSEDSKESSVQVEITEPENSSEPLQDDSEQKSVQAAIDELIAQAESGDASAQLKMGRKYWKGTEIEKDVEKAIKFYTLAADQDISDAQYELGMIYLKGTDVEQDYEKARDMFQKSADHNHIMAQYNLGIIYQKGRGVDQNNEEAVKWYTLASKRGHSLAMNNLGQLYMLGRGTEPNPTQAVRLYRKAADKGCPGAYCNLGWAYLTGTGTDEDYDKAVECFTKGAEKGNIECKNALIILGNDESAKKETVDWYINASRKWGVEAQYRLAWMYMNGKGVYRNPREGIKLYRRAAERGHACSQYALAMIALEDVGVAQKDSRVLEWMMMAASQGLPEAQYRLGWMYQNRKGVNRDLKKAAEWYMKAAEKEYPKAENAIARAYMSGWGVQQSDEEAIRWYRKSADRGDAEAQYRIGTMYLKGRSVERDLKKAAEWYMKAAEQGHEKAIEAIAGAEELLKEAEKTQEE; encoded by the coding sequence ATGTCAGAAACTAACAATATTGAGCCTGCTGAGGACAACCAGGTGGTTGAGAACCCAGTAAAGGAAGATGTGAATGATGAAAAATGCAGTGAAGTACATACCGAACCAGAACCGGAGATAAGCTCTGAAGATTCGAAGGAATCATCGGTTCAGGTGGAAATTACTGAACCTGAAAATTCTAGTGAACCGTTGCAAGATGATTCTGAACAAAAATCTGTGCAGGCGGCAATCGATGAACTTATTGCACAGGCTGAATCTGGGGATGCATCTGCACAGCTTAAGATGGGGCGCAAATACTGGAAAGGAACAGAAATTGAAAAAGACGTAGAGAAAGCCATTAAGTTTTACACACTCGCTGCAGACCAAGACATCAGTGATGCTCAATATGAATTGGGTATGATTTACCTCAAAGGCACTGATGTGGAACAGGATTATGAAAAGGCTAGGGATATGTTCCAAAAATCTGCAGATCACAACCACATCATGGCTCAGTACAATCTTGGAATAATCTATCAGAAAGGCAGAGGCGTGGATCAGAACAATGAGGAAGCTGTGAAATGGTACACGCTAGCATCTAAGCGCGGGCATTCTTTGGCAATGAACAATCTTGGACAGCTATATATGCTGGGAAGGGGAACAGAACCGAATCCGACACAAGCCGTCAGGCTTTATCGTAAAGCTGCAGACAAGGGATGTCCAGGAGCCTATTGTAATCTTGGGTGGGCATATCTTACTGGAACCGGTACCGATGAAGATTATGACAAGGCTGTAGAGTGCTTTACAAAGGGTGCAGAAAAGGGAAACATAGAATGCAAGAATGCATTAATCATCCTTGGAAATGACGAATCTGCTAAGAAAGAAACGGTTGACTGGTACATCAATGCCTCACGAAAATGGGGTGTAGAAGCACAATACCGTTTAGCCTGGATGTATATGAACGGTAAAGGAGTTTATCGCAACCCAAGGGAGGGAATAAAACTTTACCGGAGGGCAGCAGAAAGAGGTCACGCCTGTTCCCAATATGCTCTTGCAATGATTGCTTTGGAAGATGTCGGTGTTGCTCAGAAAGATTCTAGAGTGCTTGAATGGATGATGATGGCTGCATCACAGGGTCTTCCCGAAGCTCAATATCGTCTTGGGTGGATGTACCAAAATAGAAAAGGTGTCAACAGGGATCTGAAGAAAGCTGCAGAATGGTATATGAAAGCTGCAGAAAAAGAATATCCTAAGGCTGAAAATGCGATTGCCCGGGCATATATGAGTGGCTGGGGGGTTCAGCAGAGTGATGAGGAAGCCATTAGGTGGTATAGAAAATCTGCAGACCGTGGAGATGCTGAAGCTCAATATCGCATAGGTACAATGTACTTGAAAGGGCGCAGCGTTGAACGTGACCTGAAGAAAGCTGCAGAATGGTATATGAAAGCCGCTGAACAGGGCCATGAAAAAGCGATTGAAGCCATAGCTGGTGCAGAAGAGCTTTTAAAAGAGGCTGAGAAAACTCAGGAAGAGTAA
- a CDS encoding DUF1638 domain-containing protein gives MYLISDISDAIKLQSMMSKGGYNINLCNVHSMKLGIVACDILKHEIESLVSDDPDFVQKEYLEYSIHVFPEVMKEKILEAVDKVKDNVDGILLGFAVCQSLENFTDELDIPAVMLDGADCIEVVLGPEEYEKEKKICPGTWFSTPGWAENGKNGLIKEMHLDAMMDEGFPPEMFLDIIFDAYSRCLYIDTGIGNNDYYVNLSEKFAQELNFTHECRTGNTKNIEMAITKLKKLFTDDSLEN, from the coding sequence ATGTACTTAATATCAGACATATCAGATGCAATCAAGCTCCAATCGATGATGTCAAAGGGTGGATATAATATCAACCTCTGCAATGTACATTCTATGAAGCTAGGCATAGTTGCATGTGACATATTAAAACATGAAATTGAGTCCCTAGTCTCTGACGATCCAGACTTTGTTCAGAAAGAATATTTGGAATACAGCATACACGTTTTTCCAGAAGTAATGAAAGAAAAGATCTTAGAGGCTGTTGATAAAGTAAAGGACAATGTAGACGGCATATTGTTAGGATTTGCAGTCTGTCAATCTTTAGAAAACTTCACAGACGAATTAGATATTCCTGCCGTAATGCTGGATGGAGCAGACTGCATTGAAGTTGTCCTTGGTCCAGAAGAATATGAAAAAGAGAAAAAGATCTGCCCTGGCACTTGGTTCAGCACTCCCGGATGGGCTGAAAACGGTAAAAATGGATTAATTAAAGAAATGCACCTAGATGCCATGATGGATGAGGGGTTTCCACCAGAGATGTTTTTAGATATTATCTTTGATGCGTACTCCAGATGCTTATACATTGATACGGGCATAGGCAACAATGACTATTATGTAAACCTGTCAGAAAAATTTGCTCAGGAGCTGAACTTTACACATGAGTGCAGAACTGGCAATACTAAAAATATAGAAATGGCAATTACAAAATTGAAAAAACTTTTTACAGATGATTCGTTAGAAAATTGA
- a CDS encoding 30S ribosomal protein S8e — MALWQGKSNRKPTGGRLVRNRKKRRFEVGREPLLTNLGEESLKKYRTLGGNSKVKMLSAAFANVVDPATKKVVRTKIVTVKTNSADPNYVQRNILNRGAIIQTEVGLAKVTSRPGQDGTINAVLISE, encoded by the coding sequence ATGGCACTTTGGCAGGGAAAATCAAATCGTAAGCCAACAGGCGGTCGTCTTGTAAGGAACAGAAAGAAACGCAGATTTGAAGTCGGTAGGGAACCTCTATTGACAAATCTGGGTGAAGAAAGCTTGAAGAAATATCGTACGCTTGGTGGCAATTCTAAAGTGAAAATGCTTAGCGCAGCATTTGCCAATGTCGTAGACCCTGCAACTAAAAAAGTAGTCAGGACAAAAATTGTAACTGTAAAAACAAACTCAGCCGATCCTAACTATGTTCAGCGTAACATTCTAAACCGTGGTGCAATTATCCAGACTGAAGTAGGACTTGCAAAAGTCACATCTAGACCTGGACAAGATGGAACAATCAACGCCGTACTGATCTCAGAGTAA
- a CDS encoding signal recognition particle subunit SRP19/SEC65 family protein gives MAFDADKAWVLWPEYFDSSRSRSQGRRVPKELSIQNPQMENIIKAVDTLQLGHKMEEGKSYPAAWWNKQGLLLVENNMPKNELLIKVAQKLKKIQKN, from the coding sequence ATGGCTTTTGATGCAGACAAAGCGTGGGTTCTTTGGCCAGAATATTTTGATAGCTCTAGGTCTAGGTCTCAAGGCCGCAGAGTTCCAAAAGAATTAAGCATTCAGAATCCACAGATGGAAAACATCATTAAAGCAGTTGATACGCTTCAACTAGGCCACAAAATGGAAGAAGGAAAGAGTTATCCAGCGGCATGGTGGAACAAGCAGGGCCTTCTTCTCGTAGAAAACAACATGCCCAAAAATGAACTTTTGATAAAAGTGGCTCAAAAGCTGAAGAAGATTCAGAAAAACTGA
- a CDS encoding GNAT family N-acetyltransferase: MRSCLKRSTFSCVAVSEGKAVGIILVSSEKSAPRFTITRSLSQIYAAMLLLSTKTGRTIGKVFGGFEKVDSELLENSKQSFDGEICLFAVSEECRGAGVGKRLYSAAVDYLKSEDARSYYLFTDTTCTYQFYEKRGMKRIGEKKVGLRPYSNHDLNMFIYSYKLE; the protein is encoded by the coding sequence CTGAGAAGCTGCCTCAAAAGATCTACATTCTCTTGTGTAGCTGTTAGTGAGGGCAAGGCAGTTGGAATCATACTTGTAAGCAGTGAAAAATCTGCACCGAGATTTACGATTACTCGCAGCTTATCGCAGATCTATGCAGCGATGTTACTATTATCAACCAAAACTGGCAGAACAATTGGAAAAGTATTCGGAGGCTTTGAAAAAGTGGATTCTGAGCTTTTAGAAAATAGCAAACAATCGTTCGATGGTGAGATCTGTTTATTTGCAGTAAGTGAAGAATGCAGAGGGGCTGGCGTTGGGAAACGCCTTTATTCTGCAGCTGTCGATTACTTAAAATCTGAAGATGCAAGATCTTACTATCTATTTACAGACACGACCTGCACATACCAGTTTTATGAAAAACGGGGCATGAAGAGAATTGGTGAAAAAAAGGTTGGACTGCGTCCTTATTCAAATCATGATCTGAATATGTTCATATATTCATACAAACTTGAATGA
- a CDS encoding pyridoxamine 5'-phosphate oxidase family protein, whose translation MQEIYDFLKKCQTYYLATMEGDQPRVRPFGTIDIFENRLYIQTGKSKSVSKQIAVNPKIEICAFDGSTWLRINAVAVRDDRKEPKEHLLNNYPQLKSMYSAEDDNTEVLYLKDATATFSSFTEKPRTIKL comes from the coding sequence ATGCAAGAAATATATGATTTTCTGAAGAAATGCCAGACATATTATTTAGCAACCATGGAAGGAGATCAGCCGAGGGTCCGACCGTTCGGAACTATTGACATATTTGAGAACAGATTGTATATACAGACTGGAAAATCAAAATCTGTATCTAAGCAGATTGCTGTCAATCCAAAAATAGAAATCTGCGCATTTGACGGATCAACATGGCTTAGAATAAACGCCGTTGCTGTAAGAGACGATAGGAAAGAACCAAAAGAGCACTTGCTGAATAACTATCCACAACTAAAATCAATGTATTCTGCAGAAGATGACAACACAGAAGTTCTTTACCTAAAAGACGCAACAGCAACTTTCTCCTCATTTACAGAGAAGCCTAGAACAATAAAATTATAA
- a CDS encoding translation initiation factor IF-2 subunit beta: protein MDDDYLALLDRAKTSLPETIKNHERFKVPEPDILQEGKITVIRNFSAIVDALRRDPEHLLHYLLRELGTPGNIEGQRLVLKAKITSAQINDRIQGYIDTFVLCSECGRPDTRIIKDGRTLVLECDACGAHRPVNVRRSSRDDFAIREGSVYEIMVEDVGRKGDGIAKLDKYVVYVPGTAKGAKLKVKIQKISGNVAFAVPTQDPVSPQ, encoded by the coding sequence ATGGATGACGATTACCTGGCATTGCTCGACAGAGCCAAAACAAGCCTTCCTGAGACAATAAAAAACCACGAGAGATTTAAAGTTCCGGAGCCAGACATACTGCAGGAAGGAAAGATCACAGTTATCAGAAACTTCAGTGCTATCGTAGACGCTTTGAGACGAGATCCAGAGCATCTTCTCCACTACTTACTTAGAGAACTGGGTACCCCAGGCAATATAGAAGGGCAGAGGCTTGTTCTCAAGGCTAAAATCACAAGTGCACAAATCAACGACCGTATACAAGGTTACATAGATACTTTCGTATTATGCTCTGAATGTGGAAGACCTGATACGAGAATCATCAAAGATGGAAGAACACTCGTATTGGAATGCGATGCATGTGGTGCACACCGCCCCGTAAACGTTAGAAGATCTTCAAGAGATGACTTTGCCATTAGAGAAGGCAGCGTCTATGAAATCATGGTTGAAGATGTTGGAAGAAAGGGAGATGGCATTGCAAAGTTGGATAAATATGTCGTTTATGTTCCCGGCACAGCAAAGGGTGCAAAGCTTAAAGTAAAAATCCAAAAGATATCTGGAAATGTAGCTTTTGCAGTACCAACTCAGGACCCTGTGTCACCCCAGTAA
- a CDS encoding GNAT family N-acetyltransferase → MIRQAKEQDTGIVHDIVCKTMERAYSSCYAPEVIDYFRDYHSMDNICNDISNGDTYIIEVDGKCVGTGSHHGNYISRVFIHPDFQGYGYGTEIMEYLEKLILDEHESVFLHSSITGYQFYLDHGYSEKETINAPVADDAVFRYTIMEKNKHDYYKLNFNE, encoded by the coding sequence ATGATCAGACAAGCAAAAGAACAGGATACTGGCATTGTTCATGACATTGTCTGCAAAACGATGGAAAGGGCATACTCCAGTTGTTATGCGCCAGAAGTCATCGATTATTTTCGAGATTATCACAGCATGGATAACATATGTAATGACATCTCCAATGGAGACACTTACATAATTGAAGTGGATGGAAAATGTGTGGGCACTGGATCACACCATGGCAATTACATCTCAAGGGTCTTTATTCATCCAGACTTTCAAGGCTATGGATACGGAACTGAGATTATGGAGTATCTAGAAAAACTAATACTGGATGAGCATGAAAGCGTATTTCTGCACTCTTCTATAACAGGCTACCAGTTCTATCTAGATCATGGGTATTCAGAAAAAGAGACCATAAATGCACCGGTGGCGGACGATGCCGTGTTCAGGTATACGATTATGGAGAAAAATAAGCATGATTATTACAAATTAAATTTTAATGAATGA
- a CDS encoding carbon-nitrogen hydrolase family protein: MKSCDDKCIRVALCQIRCSLGNKKENIAKMKSILEEYSADLYVFPEMFLTGYMIRDEVFTLSESIRDNSFQAVSDLSKQYGVDIVFGAAVNDDVPGIIRNSAVAVHSDGLLEKYDKIHLANFGPFDECLYFTPGENLKIIDVQGFKIGLIICYDIFFPELIKSYALAGVDGVICISASPVTSMTAFETVMPARAVENAIYMIYVNQAGPQLNQVFFGGSGAVDPSGMQMVKNVYFNSDVTVVSLSKLHLARAKKLRPTIRDSLAFKRNIDVLGQE; encoded by the coding sequence ATGAAGTCCTGTGATGATAAATGCATCAGAGTTGCATTGTGCCAGATTCGATGTTCATTGGGCAATAAGAAAGAAAATATTGCTAAGATGAAGAGTATTTTAGAAGAATACTCTGCCGATCTGTATGTGTTCCCAGAGATGTTTCTTACAGGTTATATGATCAGAGATGAAGTATTCACTCTCTCTGAGTCAATTAGGGACAATAGCTTTCAGGCAGTGAGCGACCTTTCAAAACAATATGGTGTAGATATTGTATTTGGTGCTGCTGTGAATGATGATGTGCCTGGCATTATTAGAAACAGCGCGGTCGCAGTACACTCTGATGGATTGCTTGAAAAATATGATAAAATCCATCTGGCTAATTTTGGACCGTTTGATGAATGCCTATATTTCACCCCGGGCGAAAATCTAAAAATTATAGATGTCCAGGGATTTAAGATTGGATTGATAATCTGTTACGACATCTTTTTTCCTGAATTGATAAAGTCATATGCACTTGCTGGTGTGGATGGAGTAATCTGCATCTCTGCGTCTCCAGTTACATCAATGACCGCGTTTGAGACAGTGATGCCGGCCAGGGCTGTTGAAAATGCAATATATATGATCTATGTCAATCAAGCAGGGCCTCAATTGAACCAGGTATTCTTTGGAGGAAGCGGGGCAGTAGATCCATCTGGTATGCAGATGGTGAAGAACGTATACTTTAACTCAGATGTAACGGTAGTTTCACTCAGTAAACTGCATTTAGCAAGGGCTAAAAAACTGAGACCTACTATCAGAGACTCTTTAGCATTTAAGCGAAATATTGATGTACTTGGTCAAGAATGA
- a CDS encoding allosteric regulator of homoserine dehydrogenase, with the protein MKVNVDLRLKDVPGQLVSALDPISSCGGNIRGVVHHHDVRDGGRIAVNVTFEASSDPVFHKILNEWEKRDVEVAKINSFIETYPIHYLLVGDISSAEMENITRGLESVENVVSIDVRYTGAATSSSHTALITGTVSSQDTLKTLDDFFYERAQKKNYLLVRGLE; encoded by the coding sequence ATGAAAGTAAACGTTGATCTTAGATTGAAAGATGTTCCTGGGCAGTTGGTCAGTGCTCTAGATCCAATCTCCTCCTGTGGAGGGAACATACGCGGAGTTGTTCATCATCACGATGTAAGGGATGGTGGCAGGATAGCGGTCAACGTTACGTTTGAAGCATCATCAGATCCTGTATTTCATAAGATTCTTAATGAATGGGAGAAAAGGGATGTAGAGGTTGCAAAGATAAATTCATTCATTGAAACATATCCTATTCATTATCTTTTGGTAGGCGACATTTCATCAGCAGAAATGGAAAATATAACGCGGGGATTAGAATCTGTCGAAAATGTCGTATCAATCGATGTTCGTTATACGGGTGCTGCAACATCCTCATCACATACGGCATTGATTACCGGTACAGTTTCCTCGCAGGATACTCTTAAAACTCTGGATGATTTCTTCTATGAAAGGGCGCAGAAGAAGAACTATCTTCTAGTGAGGGGGCTTGAATGA
- a CDS encoding homoserine dehydrogenase translates to MMKVLIAGFGTVGQGIAEVIGSRQNLFSSMNEKISIVGAFDSSSLISGKNLNPTQLVEKKKTTGKVGTKEIPDDVARYIEEADFDVLLDTTPTNIEHAEPGLTYILSALHSGKHVVTSNKGPLALKFSTLSAAADKNGVKLKYEASVGGAMPIINLSKQLLAGEDITSLRGILNGTCNFILNRMKEEGLPFYQALREAQDLGYAETDPTYDIDGVDSAAKVAILANAIFGMDVNYYDVVRSGIRNITEDAIALAAEENSVIRLIGEIGGGKLEVAPRLVPVAHPLSIGGTQNMASLITDLAGEITISGRGAGKKETASAMLSDLISIIRDKE, encoded by the coding sequence ATGATGAAGGTCCTCATTGCTGGCTTCGGCACGGTGGGTCAGGGAATCGCGGAAGTAATCGGTAGCAGACAGAACTTATTTAGCTCTATGAATGAAAAAATCAGCATAGTCGGAGCTTTCGATTCATCTTCCTTAATCTCTGGAAAGAATCTCAATCCTACTCAATTGGTGGAAAAGAAAAAAACTACTGGGAAGGTAGGGACTAAGGAGATTCCAGACGATGTTGCCAGATATATTGAAGAAGCCGACTTTGACGTTCTTCTGGATACTACCCCGACCAACATTGAGCATGCTGAGCCAGGTCTTACATACATATTATCAGCCTTACATTCTGGAAAGCATGTAGTTACATCTAACAAAGGCCCTCTGGCACTTAAGTTCAGCACACTCTCTGCCGCTGCAGACAAGAATGGTGTGAAGCTGAAATATGAAGCATCGGTCGGCGGAGCAATGCCAATCATAAATCTCTCAAAACAACTTCTGGCTGGAGAAGATATAACCTCCTTAAGAGGGATTCTAAATGGCACCTGTAACTTCATTCTGAATCGTATGAAAGAAGAAGGCCTGCCATTTTACCAAGCACTGAGGGAAGCTCAGGACCTAGGATATGCTGAAACTGATCCAACATATGACATCGACGGGGTCGACTCTGCAGCAAAAGTAGCAATATTGGCAAATGCAATTTTTGGCATGGATGTTAATTATTATGACGTTGTACGCAGCGGCATCAGAAATATTACTGAGGATGCCATAGCTTTAGCTGCCGAAGAGAACAGCGTAATAAGACTCATTGGTGAAATCGGGGGAGGAAAGCTAGAGGTGGCTCCAAGATTGGTTCCTGTAGCCCATCCTCTTTCTATCGGCGGCACTCAGAATATGGCGAGCTTAATTACTGATCTTGCCGGAGAAATAACAATTTCCGGCAGAGGTGCTGGAAAAAAAGAAACAGCAAGCGCGATGCTCAGTGATTTAATCTCAATAATCAGAGACAAAGAGTAA
- the cimA gene encoding citramalate synthase, translating into MEKIQIYDTTLRDGAQAEGISFSTEDKLDIASKLDLFGIDYIEGGWPSSNPKDSSFFDSAKNSRFTHAKLTAFGSTRRVGLACSNDPSIKSIAESGVKCASIFGKSWDFHVTDALRISLDENLEIVADSISFLKNRGMEVLFCAEHFFDGYLHSPDYALSVLEAAESAGADWLILCDTNGGTLPSAVEDITAIVVEQFRTTVGIHAHNDADLAVANTLAAVSAGASMVQGTINGIGERCGNANLCSIIPNLELKMGLKTNIPDLSQLTAISKFVSETANMTVGRKLPYVGTSAFAHKGGIHVSAVLKDSRTYEHIDPSIVGNERRILISELSGNSSLKAKLGELGIDLDDEDGKRILQRIKDMESQGYQFEGAEASFELLIRRMKDGLRPPFRVEGFRIFVDVTEANVSSEASIKVFDVSGMMEHTAANGNGPVNALDRAVRKALERFYPNLKDVKLVDYKVRVIDGKEATGAKVRVLMRNTDGFDSWTTIGVSTNVIEASLSALLDSLEYKLLKSKEATAN; encoded by the coding sequence ATGGAAAAAATCCAAATTTATGACACTACCTTAAGGGACGGAGCTCAGGCTGAGGGAATATCATTCTCAACAGAAGATAAATTAGATATAGCTTCAAAGCTCGATCTCTTTGGTATTGATTATATTGAAGGGGGATGGCCTTCATCAAATCCCAAAGATTCTTCATTTTTTGACTCTGCAAAAAACTCCAGATTCACTCATGCAAAACTGACAGCATTTGGTAGTACGAGGCGTGTAGGGCTGGCATGCAGCAATGACCCTAGCATAAAATCTATCGCTGAATCGGGTGTTAAATGTGCATCCATATTTGGAAAATCATGGGATTTTCATGTTACAGATGCATTAAGGATATCTCTAGATGAAAATCTGGAGATCGTTGCTGATAGCATATCTTTCCTCAAAAACCGCGGCATGGAGGTTTTATTCTGTGCAGAGCATTTCTTTGATGGCTATCTGCACTCACCAGACTATGCTCTTTCTGTCCTGGAAGCTGCAGAATCTGCTGGAGCAGACTGGCTTATACTTTGTGATACAAATGGAGGCACGCTTCCATCGGCAGTCGAAGATATTACTGCCATTGTCGTAGAACAATTCAGAACAACAGTGGGAATACACGCCCACAATGATGCTGACCTTGCCGTGGCAAACACTCTTGCAGCTGTATCTGCCGGAGCTTCAATGGTGCAGGGTACAATCAACGGCATAGGTGAGAGGTGCGGCAATGCAAATCTATGTTCGATAATTCCAAATCTAGAATTGAAAATGGGGTTAAAAACGAACATCCCTGATCTTTCTCAGCTCACTGCAATCTCTAAGTTTGTTAGTGAAACTGCAAACATGACCGTAGGGAGAAAACTTCCTTATGTAGGCACTAGTGCTTTTGCTCACAAAGGTGGCATTCATGTCAGTGCTGTTCTGAAAGACAGCAGAACTTACGAACACATCGATCCTTCGATCGTTGGGAATGAAAGAAGGATTCTTATTTCAGAACTGTCAGGGAATTCGTCATTGAAAGCAAAACTTGGAGAGCTAGGGATAGATTTGGATGATGAAGACGGAAAGAGAATCCTCCAAAGAATAAAGGATATGGAATCTCAGGGATACCAGTTTGAGGGAGCTGAAGCTTCGTTCGAACTCCTTATCAGACGCATGAAAGATGGACTGCGCCCGCCATTCAGAGTAGAGGGATTCAGAATCTTCGTTGATGTTACAGAGGCAAACGTTTCTTCAGAAGCCAGTATCAAAGTGTTTGATGTATCTGGAATGATGGAGCATACTGCAGCTAACGGAAACGGTCCTGTCAATGCTTTAGACCGAGCTGTCAGAAAAGCTTTGGAAAGATTCTATCCCAATCTGAAAGATGTTAAACTGGTGGATTATAAAGTAAGAGTAATTGACGGTAAAGAGGCAACCGGTGCTAAAGTCAGAGTATTGATGCGCAACACAGACGGTTTTGATTCATGGACTACAATCGGAGTATCTACAAACGTGATTGAAGCATCTCTTTCTGCACTCCTCGATAGTCTGGAGTATAAACTCTTAAAATCTAAAGAAGCAACCGCAAACTGA